From Woronichinia naegeliana WA131, the proteins below share one genomic window:
- a CDS encoding class I SAM-dependent methyltransferase — protein sequence MERILEPEVMDTEAEALEYDAMDFLSINTVFAQQALALGPMVGNILDAGTGTARIPILIAQLRPEWQIVAIDLAQSMLAIAERNVIAAGLEKQIRLEFVDAKHLPYADHCFDGVISNSLLHHLPRPQIFLQEVKRVLKPQGFLLLRDLLRPDTPEQLDQIVNQIGPDYSDRQTQLFRDSLQAALTLPEIENLAQTLALSDLKIYQSSDRHWTIERHYIHR from the coding sequence ATGGAGCGTATTCTTGAACCGGAAGTAATGGATACAGAAGCCGAAGCCTTGGAGTATGATGCGATGGACTTTTTGTCCATTAATACTGTTTTTGCGCAACAAGCCCTAGCCCTTGGCCCGATGGTTGGGAATATTTTAGATGCTGGAACAGGAACCGCACGTATTCCTATTTTAATCGCTCAGTTGCGTCCTGAGTGGCAGATTGTGGCCATTGATTTGGCCCAGTCGATGTTAGCGATCGCCGAGCGTAATGTCATAGCCGCCGGACTAGAAAAGCAAATCCGTTTGGAATTTGTGGATGCCAAGCATTTACCCTATGCTGATCATTGCTTTGATGGGGTCATTTCTAACAGTTTATTGCATCATTTACCCCGTCCCCAGATTTTTCTACAGGAAGTGAAACGAGTTCTAAAACCCCAGGGCTTTTTACTGTTGCGAGATTTACTTCGTCCCGATACCCCTGAACAACTCGATCAAATCGTCAACCAGATTGGCCCCGATTACAGCGATCGCCAAACCCAACTCTTTCGAGATTCTCTACAGGCTGCCCTGACTTTACCCGAAATCGAAAACCTTGCCCAAACCCTTGCCCTCTCTGACTTAAAAATTTATCAATCCTCCGATCGCCATTGGACAATTGAACGACATTACATCCACCGTTAA
- a CDS encoding fatty acid desaturase family protein — protein sequence MNERSNLKGGLQLTGHLGVMITSGYLWATNPHWFIAFPAVVIYGFSLATMFATLHECSHRTAFENNRLNDGVAWLAGILSFYNSTFYRRYHKWHHRYTQIPDKDPELEDPKPQNLQQYLLEISAIPWWLGKIRGHFRIALGQLDNYPYISETARQEVIRSTRLQLLVYFVAIAVSIIFKQPWFVMYWLLPLAIGQPILRMILLAEHTGCTQDDNPVTNTRTTLTLWPIRFLMWNMPYHTEHHLYASIPFHALTAAHAKLSPHLKQLESGYLKVNRNIIAGFDQSIEPLQS from the coding sequence TTGAACGAGCGTTCCAACCTCAAAGGAGGGCTGCAATTAACAGGTCATTTAGGCGTGATGATTACGAGTGGTTATTTATGGGCAACCAATCCTCACTGGTTTATTGCCTTTCCTGCGGTAGTTATTTATGGCTTTAGTTTGGCGACAATGTTTGCCACCTTACATGAATGTAGCCATCGCACAGCCTTTGAAAATAATCGCTTGAATGATGGAGTTGCTTGGTTGGCTGGCATCCTCTCCTTTTATAACAGTACCTTTTATCGGCGTTACCATAAATGGCATCATCGCTATACCCAAATTCCCGATAAAGATCCCGAATTGGAAGACCCAAAACCTCAAAATTTACAGCAATATCTATTAGAAATTAGTGCCATTCCCTGGTGGTTAGGAAAGATACGGGGACATTTTCGCATTGCGTTAGGACAGTTAGATAATTATCCCTATATTTCAGAAACAGCCAGGCAGGAAGTCATTCGTTCAACTCGCTTACAATTGTTAGTTTATTTTGTTGCGATCGCGGTTTCTATTATTTTTAAACAGCCTTGGTTTGTGATGTATTGGCTATTGCCTTTGGCGATTGGGCAACCGATTTTGCGGATGATTCTTTTGGCAGAACATACAGGCTGTACCCAGGATGACAATCCTGTCACCAATACTCGCACAACCTTAACTCTGTGGCCGATTCGCTTTTTAATGTGGAATATGCCCTACCATACCGAACATCATCTTTATGCTTCAATTCCTTTCCATGCTTTGACAGCAGCCCACGCTAAATTGTCACCTCATTTAAAACAGCTTGAATCAGGTTATCTGAAGGTGAATCGCAACATTATTGCGGGTTTTGATCAATCTATTGAGCCGCTCCAATCATGA
- the glnT gene encoding type III glutamate--ammonia ligase: MTLLSDIARQKGIRYFLISFTDLFGVQRSKLVPAQAIDIMATNGAGFAGFAAWLDMTPADPDVLAIPDRNTLIQLPWQPDVAWMTADLQTTTGEPILQTPRLVLKQVLSQTESKGYRVKTGVECEYFLLSADGEQISDSCDRQSKPCYDQQSLMRRFEVIAEICDAMLALGWGAYQNDHEDANGQFEMNWMYDDALVTADRHAFFKYMVKAIAEKHGLRATFMPKPFPHLTGSGCHTHLSIWDLAGNTNLFNDAQGELGLSSLAYQFIAGVLHSAEAICAFTNPTVNSYKRINAPVTASGATWSPNSISYSGNNRTHTIRIPEAGRFEFRLADGAANPYLLPAALIAAGLEGIEQKREAGQRCDNNNYTDPLPEGTAKKLPGNLLDALRCLEANTIIANALGEQFVASYLKLKHQEWHNFCDRITAWEKENTLDC, translated from the coding sequence ATGACTCTTCTTTCTGACATTGCTCGCCAAAAAGGTATCCGTTATTTCCTGATTAGTTTTACCGATCTTTTCGGAGTCCAGCGATCAAAATTGGTTCCTGCCCAGGCGATCGACATCATGGCAACTAATGGGGCGGGCTTTGCAGGTTTTGCCGCTTGGTTGGATATGACTCCCGCCGATCCTGATGTGTTGGCAATTCCCGATCGCAATACTTTAATTCAATTACCCTGGCAACCCGATGTAGCTTGGATGACGGCGGATTTGCAGACAACGACAGGAGAACCGATTTTGCAAACGCCTCGACTGGTACTAAAACAAGTGTTAAGCCAAACGGAATCTAAGGGTTATCGCGTTAAAACGGGGGTGGAATGCGAATATTTCCTCCTCTCTGCTGATGGTGAACAAATCTCGGATAGCTGCGATCGCCAAAGTAAACCCTGTTATGACCAGCAATCTTTAATGCGTCGTTTTGAGGTCATTGCCGAAATTTGTGATGCCATGCTGGCCTTGGGTTGGGGAGCCTATCAAAATGATCACGAAGATGCCAATGGGCAATTTGAGATGAACTGGATGTACGATGATGCTCTCGTTACGGCGGATCGTCATGCCTTTTTTAAATACATGGTCAAGGCGATCGCGGAAAAACACGGACTGCGAGCCACTTTTATGCCCAAACCCTTTCCCCATTTAACAGGCAGCGGTTGTCATACTCACCTTTCTATTTGGGATTTAGCAGGAAATACCAATCTTTTTAATGATGCCCAGGGAGAATTGGGACTATCGAGTTTGGCCTATCAATTTATTGCGGGCGTTTTACATTCCGCCGAAGCGATTTGTGCTTTTACCAATCCCACTGTCAACTCCTATAAACGCATTAATGCCCCTGTCACGGCTTCGGGAGCAACCTGGTCGCCCAACTCCATTAGTTATAGTGGCAACAATCGCACCCATACCATTCGCATTCCTGAAGCAGGACGATTTGAGTTTCGCCTAGCCGATGGTGCAGCTAATCCCTATCTTTTACCAGCCGCCCTGATTGCGGCAGGTCTGGAGGGTATCGAGCAAAAACGAGAGGCGGGTCAGCGTTGCGATAACAATAACTATACAGATCCGTTACCCGAAGGAACGGCCAAAAAACTACCCGGTAATTTACTGGATGCGTTACGTTGCTTGGAAGCAAATACGATTATTGCCAATGCTTTAGGTGAACAATTTGTCGCTTCCTATCTCAAACTAAAACATCAGGAATGGCACAATTTCTGCGATCGCATTACGGCTTGGGAGAAAGAAAATACGTTGGATTGTTAA
- a CDS encoding LysR family transcriptional regulator codes for MKQATLHQLQIFAAIAHYGSFTRAAEELFLTQPTVSQQMKQLTKAIGVPLYEQIGKRIYLTDAGKAVLSVSQDISQRFNELEMTLADIKGLKQGNLRLAAITTAKYFVPRILGVFRQRYPGISISLQIANRQQILDRLSNNLDDLYFIGQPPEDLDINLRHFLDNPLVVIAPRHHPLAQEKLIPLERLAKEPLIMREPGSGTRMAVEDFFTENRLPMRVEMEIGSNEAIKQAVVGGLGLSILSRHSLALEGAQGPLVILDVEGFPIQKHWYVIYPSGKQLSIVAQTFLDYLLTEGRESAQNFVNIV; via the coding sequence ATGAAACAGGCCACTCTCCATCAATTGCAGATTTTTGCGGCGATCGCCCATTATGGGAGTTTTACCCGTGCGGCGGAAGAATTATTTTTAACTCAACCGACGGTTTCCCAACAGATGAAACAACTGACCAAGGCGATCGGCGTTCCACTCTACGAACAAATTGGCAAGCGGATTTATCTCACGGATGCCGGCAAAGCGGTTCTGAGTGTTAGTCAAGATATTTCCCAACGCTTTAACGAGCTAGAAATGACTCTAGCTGATATCAAAGGGCTAAAACAGGGAAACCTGCGACTAGCGGCCATTACCACTGCCAAATATTTTGTGCCTCGTATTTTAGGCGTTTTTCGGCAACGCTATCCAGGCATTAGTATTTCCCTACAAATTGCCAATCGCCAACAAATTTTGGATCGTCTCAGCAATAATCTAGATGATCTTTATTTTATTGGTCAACCGCCAGAAGACTTAGACATTAATCTCCGTCACTTTCTCGATAATCCTCTTGTTGTGATTGCTCCCCGTCATCACCCTTTGGCCCAGGAAAAGTTAATTCCCCTCGAACGATTAGCTAAGGAACCTCTAATCATGCGTGAGCCTGGGTCAGGGACTCGAATGGCCGTAGAAGATTTTTTTACGGAAAACCGTTTGCCAATGCGGGTAGAAATGGAAATTGGCAGTAATGAAGCCATTAAACAAGCGGTAGTCGGAGGTTTAGGCCTATCAATTCTCTCCCGTCACTCCCTTGCCCTAGAAGGTGCTCAAGGCCCTTTAGTGATCCTGGATGTGGAAGGTTTTCCTATTCAAAAACACTGGTATGTTATTTACCCCAGTGGTAAACAGTTATCGATTGTGGCCCAAACCTTTTTAGATTATCTATTAACAGAGGGTAGGGAGTCGGCTCAGAATTTTGTTAATATTGTCTAA
- the thrC gene encoding threonine synthase yields MTVATQIPTAFTTQAPTSFCTKLVSKEGGTEYPLKAIHICEETFAPLEVAYDYDLIRRYVTRETIQAGPHSIWRYRAFLPVVGDDLIDVGTGMTPLVKSHRLARRLGLKNLYIKNDAVNMPTLSFKDRVVSVALTRARELGFTTVSCASTGNLANSTAAIAAHAGLDCCVFIPSDLEAGKILGTLIYNPTVMAVKGNYDQVNRLCCEVGNTYGWGFVNINLRPYYSEGSKTLGFEVAEQLGWKLPDHIVAPLASGSLFTKIYKGFQEFVKVGLVDDKPVRFSGAQAQGCSPIATAFKEGRDFIAPVKPDTIAKSIAIGNPADGMYAIDIANKTNGNIESVTDAEIIEGIKLLAETEGIFTETAGGTTVAVLKKLVEAGKIDPEETTVVYITGNGLKTQEAVQGYIGEPLIIEPKLDSFERALERSRTLERLEWQQVLV; encoded by the coding sequence ATGACTGTAGCAACACAAATCCCCACCGCTTTCACCACTCAAGCCCCCACAAGTTTCTGCACTAAACTGGTTTCCAAGGAAGGTGGCACCGAATACCCCCTCAAGGCGATCCACATCTGCGAAGAAACCTTTGCCCCTTTGGAAGTCGCCTATGACTATGACTTGATTCGTCGTTATGTCACCCGCGAAACCATTCAGGCTGGCCCCCACTCCATCTGGCGTTATCGAGCTTTTCTGCCCGTCGTTGGCGATGACCTAATTGATGTGGGAACAGGCATGACTCCTCTGGTTAAATCCCACCGTTTAGCCCGTCGTTTGGGTCTAAAAAATCTTTATATTAAAAATGATGCGGTCAATATGCCCACCCTCAGTTTTAAAGATCGAGTGGTATCCGTGGCTCTGACCCGTGCTCGTGAATTGGGTTTTACGACGGTTTCCTGTGCAAGTACAGGTAATTTGGCGAATTCTACCGCCGCGATCGCCGCCCATGCGGGTTTAGATTGCTGTGTATTTATTCCCTCTGATTTGGAAGCTGGCAAAATTTTAGGCACGCTAATTTATAACCCGACCGTAATGGCGGTGAAGGGCAATTACGATCAAGTTAATCGCCTCTGTTGTGAAGTGGGAAATACCTACGGTTGGGGTTTTGTCAATATTAATCTACGTCCTTACTATTCCGAAGGTTCCAAAACCTTGGGCTTTGAGGTGGCCGAACAATTAGGTTGGAAATTACCAGATCACATTGTGGCTCCGCTTGCATCAGGTTCTCTCTTTACTAAGATTTATAAAGGCTTTCAAGAATTTGTCAAAGTCGGTTTAGTGGATGACAAGCCCGTGCGTTTCAGTGGTGCGCAAGCTCAAGGTTGTTCTCCCATTGCGACTGCCTTTAAAGAAGGTCGGGATTTTATTGCCCCCGTTAAACCAGATACCATTGCTAAGTCTATTGCGATCGGCAATCCGGCGGATGGAATGTATGCGATCGATATTGCCAACAAAACTAACGGTAATATTGAAAGTGTCACCGATGCGGAAATCATTGAAGGCATTAAACTTTTGGCAGAAACCGAGGGAATTTTCACAGAAACCGCAGGCGGAACTACCGTTGCTGTGCTGAAAAAACTGGTGGAAGCCGGTAAAATTGATCCTGAAGAAACGACCGTTGTTTATATCACTGGTAATGGTTTGAAAACTCAAGAAGCGGTTCAAGGTTATATTGGCGAGCCTCTGATTATTGAACCGAAACTGGATAGTTTTGAGCGTGCTTTAGAGCGGTCACGAACTTTAGAACGTCTGGAATGGCAACAAGTTCTCGTTTAA
- a CDS encoding AAA family ATPase, with protein MLNVIICKGLPGSGKSTWAKKLIDDHPGQYKRINKDDLRAMLDNGKFSKQNEDFVLEVRNQILLMALQQGKHVIIDDTNLHPKHEAKIRELVKGIATVSIQDFTHISVETCIKRDLNRFASVGEKVIRDMYKQFLAPKLEPYLFKEGLPHAVICDLDGTLCLLRNRNPYDASHCDQDDLNPVVASLLVGKIVLLVSGREEKYREPTLKFLTKYNIQYHALWMRETGDRRKDSIIKKEIFDRHIRDVYNIEFVLDDRNQVVELWRSLGLTCLQVADGDF; from the coding sequence ATGTTAAACGTGATTATTTGTAAAGGCTTGCCTGGCTCCGGTAAAAGTACCTGGGCAAAAAAACTGATTGATGATCATCCAGGACAATATAAAAGGATTAACAAGGATGATCTCAGAGCCATGTTAGACAATGGAAAATTTTCTAAGCAAAATGAAGATTTTGTGCTGGAGGTTCGCAATCAAATTTTATTGATGGCCTTACAGCAAGGCAAACACGTTATCATTGATGACACAAATTTACACCCAAAACATGAAGCTAAAATTCGGGAACTAGTTAAAGGAATTGCGACGGTTTCTATTCAAGATTTTACCCATATTTCTGTGGAAACTTGCATTAAGCGTGACTTAAATCGTTTTGCTTCTGTGGGAGAAAAGGTGATTCGGGATATGTATAAACAATTCCTTGCCCCGAAACTAGAACCCTACTTATTTAAAGAAGGTTTACCCCATGCTGTAATCTGTGACTTAGATGGGACTTTATGTCTATTAAGAAATCGCAATCCCTACGATGCTTCCCATTGTGATCAAGATGATCTCAATCCAGTAGTTGCCTCTCTATTAGTGGGGAAAATTGTTTTGCTGGTGTCCGGTCGAGAAGAAAAATATCGCGAACCAACTTTAAAATTTCTAACAAAATATAATATTCAATATCATGCTCTCTGGATGCGAGAAACTGGAGATAGGCGTAAAGACTCGATTATCAAAAAAGAGATTTTTGATCGTCATATTCGGGATGTTTACAATATTGAATTTGTGTTAGATGATCGCAATCAAGTGGTAGAGCTTTGGCGCAGTTTGGGATTAACCTGTTTGCAGGTGGCAGATGGAGATTTTTAA
- a CDS encoding T4 RnlA family RNA ligase → MNLEALQALVEQKLVTVQKHPDTEFYIYNYSPLVQYQRLWNEITLMTRGLILDADGNIIARPFKKFFNLEEHSPTEIPQEPFDVFDKADGSLGILYWLQEQPCIATRGSFTSDQAFHATQLLRDRYSHLFSKLERNVTYLFEIIYPDNRIVVDYGEMDDLLLLAVIDNQTGLDLPLPTELGFPVITHYDGIHDLDQLKALEQDNKEGFVIRFKNGFRLKVKFSEYVRLHRIITQTSSTVVWEHLAAGKSLEELLERVPDEFYEWVKQTKLELEGKFNAILDEAQAAFKIFPTRKECAEYFLTQKYPHVMFRLLDHKDPAEVIWKMVKPAYSKPFKIET, encoded by the coding sequence ATGAATCTAGAAGCCTTACAAGCCTTGGTCGAACAAAAATTGGTGACTGTTCAAAAACATCCCGATACAGAATTTTATATCTATAATTACAGTCCTTTGGTGCAATATCAGCGACTGTGGAATGAGATAACGCTGATGACCAGAGGATTAATTCTGGATGCCGACGGTAATATTATTGCTCGTCCCTTTAAAAAGTTTTTCAATTTAGAAGAACATTCCCCGACAGAAATTCCCCAGGAACCCTTTGATGTATTTGATAAAGCAGATGGCAGTTTAGGGATTCTCTATTGGTTACAGGAACAACCTTGTATTGCCACCAGGGGCAGTTTTACCAGTGATCAAGCTTTTCATGCTACTCAATTATTACGCGATCGCTATAGCCATCTTTTTTCTAAACTAGAGCGAAATGTCACCTATTTATTTGAAATTATCTATCCCGACAATCGCATTGTCGTGGACTATGGAGAAATGGACGATTTGCTCCTATTAGCCGTAATCGACAATCAAACAGGTTTGGATTTACCCTTACCCACTGAATTAGGTTTTCCCGTCATTACCCATTATGATGGCATTCATGATCTAGACCAATTAAAGGCGTTAGAACAGGACAATAAAGAAGGTTTTGTGATTCGTTTTAAAAATGGCTTTCGCTTGAAAGTTAAATTTTCAGAATATGTTCGTTTACATCGTATTATTACTCAAACTTCTAGTACCGTTGTCTGGGAACATTTAGCTGCCGGAAAATCCCTAGAAGAATTACTCGAAAGAGTTCCCGATGAATTCTATGAGTGGGTTAAGCAAACTAAATTAGAATTGGAAGGAAAGTTCAATGCTATTTTAGATGAAGCCCAGGCTGCTTTTAAAATTTTTCCTACTCGGAAAGAATGTGCGGAATATTTTCTGACCCAAAAATATCCCCATGTGATGTTCCGTTTATTGGATCATAAAGATCCCGCAGAGGTTATCTGGAAAATGGTTAAACCGGCCTATAGTAAACCCTTTAAGATTGAAACTTAG
- a CDS encoding shikimate dehydrogenase → MSEITGKTRLLGVIGHPIGHSLSPLMHNAALTELGENYVYVAFPIKPDDLATAIAGLESIGVVGFSVTIPHKQTIMPFLSQITPTAKLVGAVNTVWWTEQGWQGTNTDVEGFVAPLTELDRDWWKVKPVVLGNGGAARAVVVGLAQLGCPEIQIVGRNLEKLEAFKNSWSRADFNSELSVYPWQALAELIPSTTLLINTTPLGMTPHLEQSPVEEDLMQGLSSSAITYDLIYTPRPTRFLQQAADQGATIIDGLEMLVQQGAAALRLWLQKPVPVDTMRQALRDFIP, encoded by the coding sequence ATGTCAGAAATTACAGGTAAGACTAGATTGCTCGGTGTGATTGGCCATCCTATTGGTCATTCCCTTTCTCCTTTGATGCACAATGCGGCTTTAACAGAATTAGGAGAAAACTATGTTTATGTGGCGTTTCCAATTAAACCGGATGATTTGGCAACGGCGATCGCCGGTCTAGAAAGTATTGGCGTGGTCGGTTTCAGTGTCACCATTCCCCATAAACAGACGATTATGCCTTTTTTAAGTCAAATAACACCGACTGCAAAATTAGTGGGAGCTGTTAATACCGTTTGGTGGACAGAGCAGGGTTGGCAAGGAACCAATACCGATGTTGAAGGTTTTGTCGCTCCGTTAACAGAACTGGATCGAGATTGGTGGAAAGTTAAACCTGTTGTTTTAGGGAATGGAGGGGCTGCCAGGGCAGTGGTCGTGGGATTGGCCCAGTTAGGCTGTCCAGAGATTCAAATTGTGGGACGGAATTTGGAGAAATTAGAAGCGTTTAAAAATAGTTGGTCAAGGGCAGATTTTAACTCAGAGCTATCAGTTTATCCTTGGCAAGCTCTGGCCGAACTCATCCCCTCAACAACATTGCTGATTAATACAACGCCTCTCGGTATGACTCCTCACCTTGAACAATCTCCCGTGGAAGAGGATCTGATGCAAGGATTATCTTCTAGCGCGATCACCTACGATTTGATTTATACTCCCCGTCCAACTCGTTTTTTACAACAGGCCGCTGATCAAGGCGCGACAATTATCGATGGTTTAGAAATGCTCGTTCAACAAGGTGCGGCTGCTTTACGTTTGTGGTTACAGAAACCAGTTCCAGTTGATACAATGCGTCAAGCTTTAAGGGATTTTATTCCCTAA
- a CDS encoding asparaginase — translation MSRGKRSQAPQIEIHLLREGIIESTHYAEAVVCDDRGRTLLVAGNAETNAFIRSALKPFQALAVTSTGTLERFGLTDKDLAIICSSHRGTTEQARQVFNILWRADIDPSALQCPIPANGNSALQHGCSGKHAGMLAVCQQRNWPINSYLRSQSPVQQLILSKVAELLSLPGDELIAAHDDCGAPTYFMQLGQMAHLYAQMASGNHIDLERVIRAMTYYPRLVAAEGSFDTELMRLTEGELVSKSGSEGIQCIARGGEGLGMAIKVKDGARRAKYATAIHLLQQMGWIPPSVAETLADKFMTLSHYTRLEIIGELTML, via the coding sequence ATGAGCAGAGGAAAACGTTCCCAAGCCCCCCAAATCGAGATTCATCTTCTGCGGGAAGGTATTATTGAGTCCACCCATTATGCTGAAGCCGTTGTTTGTGATGATCGAGGCCGAACCCTGCTAGTGGCGGGCAATGCTGAAACCAATGCTTTTATTCGTTCTGCTTTAAAACCCTTTCAAGCTTTAGCGGTAACGAGTACGGGAACCTTAGAACGATTTGGTTTAACGGATAAGGATTTGGCGATTATTTGTAGTTCTCATCGTGGGACGACGGAACAGGCTAGACAGGTTTTCAATATTTTGTGGCGGGCAGATATTGACCCTAGTGCATTGCAATGTCCGATTCCAGCCAATGGCAATAGTGCGTTACAACATGGTTGTTCAGGAAAACACGCGGGAATGTTAGCGGTCTGTCAACAGCGTAATTGGCCTATTAATTCCTACCTGCGATCGCAGAGTCCGGTTCAACAGTTAATTTTAAGTAAAGTGGCTGAATTATTGTCCTTGCCAGGGGATGAGCTAATCGCCGCCCATGACGACTGTGGTGCACCCACCTATTTTATGCAGTTGGGACAGATGGCACACCTTTATGCCCAAATGGCTTCCGGCAATCATATTGACCTAGAAAGAGTCATTCGGGCCATGACCTATTATCCCCGTTTAGTGGCAGCAGAAGGGTCTTTTGATACGGAATTAATGCGGCTAACGGAAGGGGAACTAGTCAGTAAATCGGGTTCGGAAGGTATTCAATGTATTGCTCGTGGGGGAGAAGGTTTGGGCATGGCCATTAAGGTTAAAGATGGTGCTCGACGGGCTAAGTATGCAACAGCTATTCATCTTTTACAACAAATGGGTTGGATTCCGCCGAGTGTGGCTGAAACGTTAGCAGATAAATTTATGACCTTAAGTCATTACACGCGTTTGGAGATTATTGGTGAACTGACGATGCTTTAA
- a CDS encoding reverse transcriptase-like protein, whose protein sequence is MPNPTSQIIRDSAFPIMLFAGESKNEQGAAAAVILLPNGRRFTVSQLLSFVSKEEAEYQGLLIGLRKAQQLGLQSVEIKGDSETIFNQVNGLVEVVAEKVRVLYRESIRLMRQFDRVSVEWISAEQNRSAHKAVHRCIEEALGWELRCLQSK, encoded by the coding sequence ATGCCTAATCCTACCAGTCAAATCATCAGGGACAGTGCTTTTCCCATTATGCTATTCGCGGGAGAATCCAAAAATGAACAGGGAGCCGCCGCCGCCGTCATTTTGCTACCGAATGGCCGACGTTTTACGGTTAGCCAACTGCTCTCCTTTGTTAGTAAAGAAGAAGCGGAATATCAAGGGCTACTCATTGGTCTCCGTAAAGCCCAACAACTTGGACTGCAATCTGTGGAAATCAAAGGAGATAGTGAGACAATCTTCAATCAGGTCAATGGCTTGGTGGAAGTTGTAGCCGAAAAAGTGCGCGTCCTCTATCGGGAATCCATACGACTAATGCGACAGTTTGACCGAGTGAGTGTGGAATGGATCTCGGCAGAACAAAATCGTTCAGCCCATAAGGCAGTTCATCGCTGCATTGAAGAAGCCCTAGGATGGGAGCTTCGTTGCCTCCAATCAAAATAA
- a CDS encoding alpha/beta fold hydrolase has translation MISSGGTFTIENFVLQCGAVLPQAQLVYQTYGQLNRDRCNAILYPTSYGATHLDIEWLIRPNGILDPEQWFIVIPNMFGNGLSSSPSNCQACGLAEQGFWFSHWDNVLAQEKLLREVFGIEKLAMIYGWSMGAQQGYHWGTLFPDKVERIVALCGTARTTDHNRIFLESLRAALTADPAWTGTHFEGIPERGFRAFARIYASWAASQAFYRTGIYYQLGYDSLEDYLQRAWEAGYRKRDPHNLLAMIDTWLRCNLSDNTTYKGDYHRALTAIQAKTLVMPSTTDLYFTPEDCQAEANLIPNAEFLPIPSIWGHRAGNPYQNPEDEAFIRQAVHKLLAT, from the coding sequence ATGATCAGTTCTGGTGGCACTTTTACGATTGAAAACTTCGTCCTTCAATGTGGTGCAGTTCTGCCCCAAGCCCAATTGGTCTATCAAACCTACGGTCAATTAAACCGCGATCGCTGTAATGCCATTCTGTATCCCACTTCCTACGGCGCAACCCATTTAGATATTGAGTGGCTGATTCGTCCTAACGGCATTCTTGATCCAGAGCAATGGTTTATTGTCATCCCCAATATGTTTGGCAATGGGCTATCCAGTTCACCGAGTAATTGTCAGGCTTGCGGTTTAGCGGAACAGGGCTTTTGGTTTAGCCATTGGGATAATGTGTTAGCTCAGGAAAAATTGCTACGAGAAGTTTTCGGAATAGAAAAACTAGCGATGATCTATGGCTGGTCTATGGGAGCGCAACAGGGCTATCACTGGGGAACTTTATTTCCCGACAAGGTAGAAAGAATCGTGGCTCTTTGTGGAACGGCTAGAACCACCGACCATAACCGCATCTTTTTAGAAAGTCTGAGAGCGGCTTTAACGGCTGATCCGGCCTGGACAGGAACCCATTTTGAAGGTATTCCCGAACGGGGTTTTCGTGCCTTTGCCAGAATTTACGCGAGTTGGGCGGCATCCCAAGCCTTTTATCGAACAGGCATTTATTATCAATTGGGTTATGATTCCCTTGAAGATTATCTACAAAGAGCCTGGGAAGCGGGTTATCGAAAACGAGATCCTCATAATTTATTGGCAATGATTGATACCTGGTTGCGCTGTAATCTGAGTGATAATACCACCTATAAAGGGGATTATCATCGCGCTTTAACGGCCATTCAAGCTAAAACCTTAGTGATGCCCTCTACCACGGATTTGTATTTCACTCCCGAAGATTGCCAAGCCGAAGCAAACTTGATTCCGAATGCTGAATTTTTACCCATTCCTTCGATTTGGGGACATCGAGCAGGCAATCCCTATCAAAATCCCGAAGATGAAGCTTTTATTCGTCAAGCCGTCCATAAATTACTCGCTACTTAA
- a CDS encoding MoaD/ThiS family protein, whose protein sequence is MAVTVLIPTPLQKFTDEKANIKCVADNVGELIEALEKDCPGIKARLCDEAGKPRRFLNFYVNREDIRFLDGTATTLKDGDEVSIVPAVAGG, encoded by the coding sequence ATGGCTGTTACTGTTTTAATTCCTACTCCCCTACAGAAGTTCACTGACGAAAAAGCAAATATCAAATGTGTTGCTGATAATGTCGGAGAACTGATTGAAGCTCTGGAAAAAGATTGTCCAGGCATCAAAGCCCGTCTTTGTGATGAGGCAGGAAAACCTCGACGTTTTTTGAATTTCTATGTCAACAGAGAAGATATCCGCTTTCTGGATGGAACGGCAACTACCCTCAAGGATGGGGATGAAGTTAGTATTGTTCCGGCCGTAGCTGGAGGTTGA